ATTTACTTCTAATCAGTGAATTATTCAGCGACTTCATTCTGGTGACATTTTTCTGGTTTATTTCTTATTTGGTGTGTATGATTTATCATCTTTCTCTGTGTGGCGGCACTCAACTCTTGGTGGTTTGATGGTCTTGTTCAATTTAAATTTGTTAGGCTCAGACCATCAGTATCCTATCTTACCATTCTGTAGCATGTTTATGCATATCCCTAGTCATGAAATCTTTTTTTGGGATAAACTGCTGTTTATGCAACTCATGCCTAATTTGAAATAACTCAAATCTTATCATGAACAGAAACAGAGACCAGGTTCCACCGATCGAAAGGTTTGTTTCAAGATGTGTTTTAAGTTGCCGATAACTTAAGAAGTTGTGAAAAAATTTTACTCAATTTTTGGTTGTTCTCCACAATGATCAGTTTCTATCCCCACGTACTggtagccatgacaacatgacaattgTTTGCAAGTTGACTGTTAGGCCACTGCTTTCCGATCACGACTGTGATGTTGTTGTGTTGTCATGGCTCTTTCACATGGTGCGGTGATAGGAAGTGACAACTCGTGACATGATGAAGATAGGCTTCTATATCCGAGGCCACCCGACTCTTTAAAACAGCTGAAGACTCTGTTTTTCATAATCTTGCATTTACACGCTTTGGTAAGGAAGGGATGATCTGTGAATATAGGTGTTTTTCACAGCTTTATTGTAAGACGAATAAAGTTGTAAAAAATTTATTGgtttgtacatgtcaatttgggTGAACATGAGTTGCTATTGCTTGCGCGTACATGCACATTGtaatatagtacatgtacattgtatattgaaGAATAAGGACCTAAAGCTGGCTGAATTAAAGTTCACcacataactttaacttttcaTGTGAAGAGAATACACCATGCCAAGTACGACCCCTAGCCCAGGGTCTGATCAACTTCTGGTGACCTGTGGACCCTACTGAATAAATTGGTTTAAAATAAGATTTTTGGACTCGATTCAACCAGATCATGAATCATGACTTGAAATCCATGCATGTAACAACACTGCTTGCAGCATCTTATTAGATATGGTTTGATATAAAATGTAGCAAAGCCAAAGCTGTCACCTTTGTTCATAACATCTCTGATAATGTACTAGAGTTAGGTCTCCTTCTGTTCACTGATCTTAGAGTACTGTCTTCCTTGCATTCCTTGCCTTATCTCTGTCGATGAACTTCTGTGCCGTATAACTTTAACTCTACCAATAAATATCTTAATACAGATGGAGTTTCTGTGCAACATACCAACCAACGGTACAAGGCCAATGTTTTACTTCTGACCTCAGCACTGGCAAGGCACAAGAAAAGTTTCAaataccatgtacatgtacatgtgatagCTCATATTTTGTTCATTGCCATAATGTCCGGCTTGTTTGCATTGGTAAATTAACAACAAGATCTGCCACTTTTGTAGTTTTCAGTCCACTAATGTATTGTGTCTTGCTTTACAGCGCCAGCGACCCAATTCGGCAAGTTCTGTCAGTAGTATTGGGCCCCGACCCAGTAATCGAACTGCGTCAGGGTTAACAAGTGAGGAAATTCGAATTGTTAGGAGAGCCAAAGAGGAAGCAAAGCGTCGTGGAGGCTGGGTCAGAGTCTTCCCTTCACCAGATTCATGGGACCTCTATGGGTAAGGTGTTAGACAACAATTATCTGTGATGCTGCCTGATACCTGATGCAATAAGTCTGAAGAACTTTGTATCATGTACGTAGAAAAGGGATCTTTCTGTTTCTTGGGTTCTCATGTCTGACCTTAACTACGTCACTTGAAGATTAACAATGTGAGGTGAGAGGCCCAGAGTTCCAGCCACTACCATTTGGGTCCCAGGCATTTAAtcactcttttatttcatttttccaGGCCTTTCTTACAAAGTGGTTCCTCACATAATCTCATGCTTCACCAGAGACTTTTTCCAGAAAGGTAAGCTGTGTAGCAGAATTGCTATGATGTTGGTTGAGAAGTATAACTTCTAATTTGAGATGACCTGAACTACAGAGATCAGATCAATGCTGGACTTTTGAGTAGGCAATTTGGAGCAGTTGTTTCGTGTTTTGTCTTATATATTTAGTTTTCATACATGCATCAGCTGCAAGTTATTTTCCAGATGATTTCTACAATCTGTCAAACTTATTACGTTTGTGGCATAATTGTTGCTTCCAAATCAAGTCTTTCTTCCTCTAATTTGAGTGAATTAGGCAGTATCTTGAAACAGTCCTTCTTTATAACAACACTTAGATAAGTATGGTACCTCAAACATATTGAGTGTGACAGTTTCATGTATCACGCTATTAACATATTGTTATGTAAGAACCATGCTTATAGTCGGCTTTATCCTCCACTCCACTTCTTAGGAACTCCCAGCCAACGCGACCAGGCACTAgtacattgatgaaatcaaagtAAGTCAGCTTTGGTATTTTCCTCATGCATTATGGTTATACAGGAATACCAGAGAGGTTCACAGTTTGATCTCAGAACAAGAACGAGATCAGTGCAACTTTGTCTTTCTTACTTATGCTTCACACCTTCCCAGCCTAATTTACCGTAAATGTGTTTAATTATTAATTATAGCACTATAACTTAGCAACTCGTGATATATTGATATATATTGTGTGTAACTGGAACAAATTGATCTACTGTTGGTCAATTATATTTGTAATGTACTGTGTGCTTGTTTGCAGGTCCCTCCATATCCACTCCACCCCACATCCACAACTGATGCTTGCTCAGGTACAGTATAGCTTATGTCCTTCCTGCAACCATTTTATCTGATGCCATACAGAGTTTAACCAATACTTAATTGTAACTAACCGGTACAAGTGAACATAAGGACCCAAATACTGTGGACAAAATCCATAATGACCCAGTAAGCTATAAGTCTTGAATTTGATGCCTAGAGTGTAAAACCAGGATGCTTCCTTTTTAAGGAATGTCAATTACATTTCTTGTATTGACCAACAGTGTGCATGATAATAAATCGGCAATATATGTGAAATTGTAAGGTTAATAGGTATACAGGTCTGACTATTTAAATACTACTCCGTCATACGTAGACTGTTCCTATTTAACAGGCCACGAGATGCAATCTCACAGGCTCCCACTCCCTCATATGCCCATATGCTTCGGTGAAGGTAGGCTTTCCTTTTCacatttccatggcaacatgtGCAAACCACTCTACAGTGTTCCCAGTACTTCCTGTTAACCTTTAAAATCAAAGCAGCTAAGTTTACTGCCAGATTGAATGTTTTTGAGTTGATCTTGATGAAAGTAAAATTTTGATATGTTCttcaagaatttgaaattttaatgTTAATTTTTGCAAGAAACAAAACTGGGAGCACTGCAAATTGTCTTGTCATTATGAATGTTCTGTCCTACAGTAAAGCATGCTTGAATATCATATCCCTTCAAAATTACACTTAAACATATCTGCCTTTCATCTTCACTTACTAGTATTAGCATTTGAGGCCCGGCAAAAAGATCACAAATTGAAAAAGTGACCGTAAATTTGGTTACTCGTACGGCATGTAAATTTTGCTAAAAAGGACCAAtagcattattaccaagctgtcagcTGCCTAGTCACCTTTCACTCTACAATAGTAGTTCCCATCAATACATGCATGTAgcacatgaaatgaaaacaattgtATTTGCTGTGGGTGATGTCTTAGCTTTTTATTATCACGGCTCATTGAATGCTAAAAAAGGGGTGGGGGGAAATGCTTCACAACTTTTCTAAAGGATGAACTAATCAAGTAAACACACTTGTCAAAGATGATCGTGGAAAAATGCTTGTCTTATTGCATagccttcatgtacatgtaggttatgTTCACTATGTAACGATAATCATAGCACTGCTGGCAAAATCAGGCGATTACTATTGTGAAAAGAGTAAACAACACAACTatatctgagtgtcctcattccAGGGTAACACTGACTTCACCACACGTGCATTGAAAAGAACCGTCCTGTACGAGAGAAAGCTGAGTTCATCATTGAGCAAcaagaagaaaaggaagaagcaGCACCCGCGGCCTCATACGGGACCATTGGCTGAGGGTAAGATTGGTTTCTTGACACAACAATGCAATGTTTCTAACAGTTCATAAGGAAGAAAGTGATTGGGACTTCTGGCGAAACTCTGGTCATGTTCGTCAGTGGAGAAGGCACTGGAAACCTCTTTATCTTCACAATCATAAATTTCTGCGAGAAGAAAGACTTTCTAAATGAGAAATCCATAATATTGAaccatttctcatcatttttcaGGGATATATCGAGGTAGCCTAGTCAAAGCTGAAGTGGTTGAGGTCGAAGTCTCATCTCAGACAGATCTATCTATCATGTCCAGAGAGGAGATGAACGAACAGAGACCAACAGCTAAAGAAGAAACTAAGATCATACAGCTCGAGACGAGTGAAGAGCTGAAACAGAGCCGGGTCGTCAAGGGGAAGGAGAATGTAGAGCCTATGATGGATGAGGGGAAGCCGCCAGTGTATAAACCGCCTTCGAGTGTGGGTGTGAAGCCTGCTCCGGTTTCAAGACTGTCCAGATCGGCTATAACTCTCCCTGAGGAGAAGTTCAATATTGTGGAGATACTGGAAGGTGGTGGAACTATGAGGTAATTGGACCCAGTAGTTTACATTGGAATAAGAGCCTTATTGTTTTATGGACAGTCATTTTGATCTGATTGTCGATGATGATAATTCTAAGAGATGGAACTAATATGGCAAAAGGAATCAGAATCCACAACTAAGTAGTAGAAGAAAATTTTTTTAGACCGGCCGAGGTCACATTTGACTTGAGGGTGGGCACTTAACCAGTGATGTCTTGCCATGAAGAATGACCTTCTTTGTTAGAAGTTTCTTTTGCAATTTCAGCAAAGTGCAggcaaggacagcatttgctaCATATCTGACACGGGTAAAGCATAGATTGATCTCAGAGAATGGAACCCATGAGGCTGGTGAATCAGAGGAGGCCAATGAACAAATGGTACGTATCTAGGAGTTGTCTAATCCTTCTCCTTCTGTCTCCTGGAGCATTCTCTGAGTTGACTATTGTGACTAGTACCCATTATGGaagaaaacagcattttttgtCCTTTGTTTGAATCTGTGTTGACATGTGCTatcttggagaaaaaaattgtaaCAGATTTAGTCCTTAGTCAGCATGGTACTTTGCTTGCGACCTGTAACACATTGATGCGTGCCTGTAATTTCATCTATGATTATGAATTTGGATTAGAGCAAGAAATTTGATAGTTTTCTTTGACACTTTCTTTATCTGTCAAGTGTGATGTCATCTACTGAACATATTTTTAGATGATAAGCTCTTTATTtttcaacagaaaatatttattcattATGGAAAGCCTGGTTCAATATTAAGAAAGGTACTTTTGATACTGACTGTCTCTTAATACTCTGATAATTTTTCTCTCAATATTGATAACAATCAAAACAATTTCAGAATTCTCTTGATTTCTTCTGGTCTTTTTCTCTTctaatcaatttttttctgctGCAAGTGTCTAACATAGGGCTCTTAACTGAAGTTATTTATTGAAATGCTGCTAATGTGGTACTTACACAATTTCTAAGTTGTGTGAAGGAACTTTTACCGGTAGTAATGAAATTTTCCTTGGTCACAACATGCTATTAAAGACAGAGGTTGCCGGGCCAGTTATTTTATCATAACATTTTAACCTTTCATTGTGTTGAAGAAACTGTTACGGTCAGCCTCACCGGAGCTCTTTAAAAAGTCGTGGAGACCTGCACTATATGTATGTTATCTTGTACAATGGATTATCTGGGGTGTGCATGATTGAATTGGCTAGGTCTGACCTGTCTATCTGAAGGTGAAAGTGGTGGATATGCTAAAATTTCACTTTGTTAGTGAGGAGCGTTGCATTCAGAAGCATGTTCTTGGCTTGGTTACATGTAGATTTGGTCATATTGGACGGTACCTTCCACTCACTTTCACCTTTGGACTGGACTGGCTTTAGAAAGTATGCTTATCATGGTGTAAGGCCTGAACACTGTAATCTAAAGAAACTAGTTTAATCAAGGATGAGAGTCTGTTGTGACCAATCCTCTGTTCTGTTattgaaatttgttttattttcaaacgAGTAGTTGCTTTTTTCCCTATTTTCACAGAACCGCACTAGAGACATAGTAAGTAGGAATGAGTCGCACATCACTGTTTGGTTGTGTGTCGTGTTCTGTTTCTCATTCATTCCCAACCTGTATAGATTGCTCCCTGGCTGGGTGGACAAGGCTAGAGGGTGGTTCAAATTGGCATGCCATCTTTGACTTGAATGAAGCATGGGGATTTGCTATTATAGAAATGCCTcaagaaatcaaatatgaaaatcccTGTAGGAAATCCAACACACCACCATTCAGCCTCCTGAGGTTTCTTGAAACCCAGTAGTTGTCATTAGGCAGCTTTCCCAACTATTCTGAATGATGAAACATGAAGTATGATATCTGTACGTGTATGAAAGTCCATAATGTCATCGACTACGTCCTGTATGAATTCTATACGGACGCAGTAGACCACTTATTCCTTCTTCGTACTTCGCTAGTAGAGTAATCAGAGAAAACGCTATTGCCGATAAAATGAAAGTGCATAATCTTTTGTGCTCTGTTCTGCGTCATTCATAATGGTTGTGGAAAGTGTCTGATAACTGTTTCCGTTATTTTAAAATTGGGTTTGTTATTTGAGTTGACTACATATAGAAGCCTTTCCTGAGATAGTGTTGTGGTCAAGACATTCTTTGCTGTGTGATGCTGACTGAATCTGTGGCTGCCTCCTTTCATTGCAATGTTTTTGCAACAAAAAATCTCTCTTTGTGATTGAAACTAAAAGATACATTGGCATTGGTAATCCTACATTTTACTCTCCATCATTGCTTTGTGTCTGCAACTACTGTTGGAAATTCCCAGGTTTTCCCGCATAGGATTATCCTCTATGGCACTGTGACTTTGCATCTGCTCCCTCCCTTCCAAAAGCAGTCATGGTGGATTTGCATCGCATCAGTCCGCTTTACCAGTAACCCTTTTAGGGCTGAAATTTTTTCATTTGTTGTAACTTCACTGGTCATGAAGCAATTGCCGCTCTGAAATTTTAGCCTATGCCTTGTCCTACCCTCCAGTCTAGTTAACGTTATTGAAGAGATACCATGAAACACGCAGTCAGTTATCCATGTGTCAAATGATTGATTATCAGGTTAACTGTCAGAATCATTATCAACCTTGCTGTGAATTTATAAAGTGTGTTAGTCTCACCATGATTATCTATTTCACcaatcaaatgttttctttgTCTCCTAATGAGCACTACTATGTAAGGTTTGAGCACAGAGTCATATCTTTATCCTGGGAAAAAATTCATACGAGAGTGCATGGCCTGAAAATCGTAGattcaaagtacagtagaacttcccttagcggacacctctcaattaaggacaacctctctattaggacactagttttggtccaaaattggttgtttccattcaacctgacctctctaatcaggacacctctctattaaggacagcacttgtcggtcccgagggtgtcccttatagagaggttctactgtaactgtTTAAAATAACCACCATGGTTCCCAATTGATTGACAGTACATTGGGAATCCCAATTTGTGGCCCATAACCTGTATGGTAATTTGATTGGCTACCATGTCCACATCCTTGAGTGATCCctcctgcattgtttttagaaCAGGGGTTGTAAGATTCTAGTCCTGAATTGTTGTTTATAGATATTTACTTTGTTGCTGTACCCTGGCATAAATAGAGTTTTAGAGGTTGGTGGGAAAGACGCAGATCTAGTCCAAAGTGaaaaaaagtgtgaaaatgTGTTCAACTTCGCTattacattcatgtacatgtatgtctttttAATCTACTTTTAATAGAATAGATTAAATTAAAAAGTAGGGAAATTCATCATCTAGAAGTAAACATGTCATACACTAGATTAGAGTACGGTTATTTAGTGTTTTGTAAGAGTAGGCTAATATCTGCATGCATGGTGTTTTACAGCAAGTTTGATATGAATACATCAAACTTATCTGCCaccttgaaaaccataacgtACTTTCATTGAACAATGCAATAGCACAAAGCAAATTTAAttcgataacatttttgtaCCAATCTTGGTGCTCTACTTCACTTTACTATTCAGATAGTGCCAAAGATTCAATTCAAAAAATGAATCCTTCTCTCATAGGTGGCTACCCAGTGATTGACCTTGGTAATTATTTATGGCCTTAATACAAATGTGCGGTTCTCTCTTGTAGGATTTGGTGCTACGTTTCCTCAAGAGAGCTGCAGGCAATCTCCAGCAGCCATTCCGAGTTATTGTTCCAAGTCGGCGGTTGCCAATAACGGACAGAAGACGGATCTTGGCCAAGCAGTTGGGAGACTTTGTGCACATCTATGGCAAGGTATGGAGCTCAGAGCTTTCAATTGGAAACAAAATTaaactttgaaatgtttgcGAAGTTAAAATATAGCCATGTCTTAATGCATTAATATTGGAGTTAatatttttgcaagttttgACTTTTTTCTGTCATATCAAGGTTTGGCTTTGTTTTCAGGAGACCGAGCAACTGCGTCAGAGGAGACAGTTGGAGAGACGCCAGTGGAGACGACCGAGTGCCGGTAGTGCCACCAGCAATGCACCAACTGAGAATGCTATGGATGATGACAAATTTAACAGATTTGTTACAACTGCAAAGTGAGCTATATTCTCTTTTAAAAGAAACTCAAATATCTTCAAAGAGATCTATCCAAGTTTCAGGAAGAGCATGTTGAAGTTTGTGAAAACTACAGAAGAATAGGGACTGATTCCTGAATATGGAGATGTCCAGATTACACGGGTGAGATTGTATAGATTTTACATAGTCTTGACAGAAATCACTGTATCTCATAGAGAAGATGCCCTGTGATtgagagaggtgtccactatgaAGGGAGATGCAGCTGTATGTGGACCAGTTATAATTATTTAGAGGCAAAGGTCCATAAGAATCAAGAGGGTGATAATATTGTATATTAaaacatcaatattttatgCTATCATTCTTCTACTTCTAGTGAGAGTGAATTGGAAGAGGTACTTACAACATATACCAAGCTTAACAAGTCTGCAAGCATATTCCTTGGTGGGAACAGAAGTGGCATGGTAGAGGTACCAGTTCATCGAATACCGCACACCCCCAACAACTCGGAAACATCGCTAGTGAAACGCAAAGAGGGTTTTGAAAACAGGGAAGAAGCTGAGAGTAACTCTGCACAAGGTAAAATGCACTTCAATAGAATGCGATATTTTGGGAAATTTTACTCATAAATTGTAAAAACCCTCTGTCTATCTTCTCAGTTTACGATCTATCATTAAATACTATCTATTAGTCTTATATTCCCTTTATCATCTTGATACAAATCACTCTTTTTCCTGATGTACTGGTCTGAAAAATACAATCGGGCAAAAGCTCAAAATATTGCTGAAATTATAGGCTGTTGATAAAGCTTGTAGAGCATTTATAGAAGGTGTGAAAAGTAGAATTGGTTTTGGCTGGGCATTTCAATTTTTCTAGAACCGTACAGAAAATTTCACTCTTCAGCCTTCAGGCAGGCGAGACATGACCATATTTCTTAGTGGTCAATGCATATGGTTCTTTGTAGATTTGTCCCTGATCTAGATTACTGTCCAACCTTCAGTTTATTAGGTGTAAGTAATAATCCTCACCTGCCAAAGGTTAAAGCCCAATTCATACTTTGGTTATTGTACACTGATGTGATATTCATACACCGTCTTGGAGAAAAGTCTGAGTGAAACTGTATACTATCCATACAACTGAGATTGAAAACACTCAATACTATGATCTGTTGAATGGTGTACAGGAGTGTTCCTCCATGCTTCAGAATTCCTATTTGTTGCTTACCTGACATTAATCAAAGTATGAATGGGCCTTTCTGCATGCTCGCTTTCATTAACTGTCTATCGTGCACACTCCGACATTTGCTTGCATTGCAATTCAGGAACGCCTGTGCCCCCAGAGAAGAGAGATGGCGAGACCAAGATGCAGCCAAGCAAATATTATGCGCACAACAATCCCATGTCTTCATACTCTGGTGCTGTTGCAATCTACAGTACAAAACTGAAGCCAAATGTGAAGCAACGTCCTGTGTCTGCTAGCACTGTGCGATCAGGTTGGTTTGCCCTGCACTCTTCTCACATCTGCAATAACTTTACCTTGAATTTCCTGTACATATCTTGAGGGAGGTGGTGCTTAACAAAACATCATCATTTCCCATTGGCTGTAGTAAACCAAAGTCAGTTTGCATAACATTATCAAATTGATAGTGAAAAGGTTGGGTATTTGGATTTTGATGTTCTTAATACCAAGTGATGCAGACATTTACATGAATCTTCTTTAGTGCCGACTACCCTAGACTTTGATTTCATGATTCCTTTTTGGGCACTTATGAATTTAGGCAATGTCCTGCATCAGGGTATCCTGTTGCCTTCAGCTTTGTCCTTTTGTGAGAAAGTTTTGGCAATATGAAACTTTTGTAAAACTTGTGTAAAATCCCCATAGGTCGAAATTCTGCCAAGGAACGGCATGTATTTGCCAGGCGGTCAGACAGTAAGTTTTCAATTCCATCTTGAGCATGCAGTCATTTCCCACTTCATTATTTATCCTCATTTACCATTATATCACCCTGAATTGGCTACATCAGGGATTTgagtcatacatgtatcatggagAATTTGAAGTCGGAGGTTTACGGGAATGGTTTATATTTATGGAACTATTAAGGCATGCTGTATGGCTACAAGTCTTAAAGGGGTCACCAGTCCTGCTTAGCCTCATTCGATAGGATTTCTAGGTTCGTGGGGGGAaatggtagtacatgtacatgtagaagcagtgtttttatgaatgaatacaatttaGTTAGAGTTTGCCTTCCTAGTTCAATATGTGTTGGTAGATGAGTATGACTCAGCAGTTTACAATGTGCCTTGCTTGTTTTCTGTGACAATTATTCTCAAAGAAATGTATTCTGTTGCACACAGTGCATTGTGAATAAAGCTGATATAATATCAGTCTGACCAATAGATGTCAATGGGTTCGAGTTGATTGAAATGGTGATGATACTATTTAACACTTCAATACTTCGAACTGGATGTGGTGAACATATACATGCTGAAAAGTAAAGCCTAAGCCTTGCAGATGTTGATGCATTCTGAAGACTAATACTAATACTGACTAGCTAACTGGGGATGTGTCTATTTCTTTttaaatcaaaattatcaaatacaAGGTCCTGAGACACATATGAGATATCTTGCATGGATTGAGGTATATTTTAAGTCCTGTCTCATGATAATCAGGTGATGCTGTAACACATCGTATTTGGAAACAGAATGTCTTGTTGCGTTTGGGATATTTGGTTAAGCTATCTTGGTGAAAGCAACTCAATTACAATGGCCTCTTACCTCTCAGTAGTTTCATCCACctcattatcataatatcaATTTCACTCCTTCACTGACTTCATCACTCATGCCTCATCACTTCCAAACTTATGTCTCTTTCACCTATTTGTTCTAGCTTCCTCACGTGTCATGGCTAACCGGCCCATGTCAGCAGTCAACCATGCTGGAACTTCTATCAGCAGAGTCGATGCGAATGGTAGGCTCACTTTATTTGGGATTTGTTAGatgatgtttattttgttgGTCACATGGAGATGGACCTTCTGGTATGTGGAAGGGCTGAAATGCAATTGTTCATACCATTtaaatttttatcttttcatttgAATGGAGGTTTGTAGTGTATTTTGAAGGATAACTTATTCTGCTAATGGTAGGTTAATATGTAGCAATAGAGCTAATGACGGAAATATTACAAACATTATTATCAATTGACGTCATGAAGCTAGAATTTCTCCTCACACTACTGTTTCATTTTTTTAGGGGAAGTGCTTGATGAGCAATATGTGGAGGAGATGAATGATGCTCTTACAAGACTACAAGTAAGGCAACAAAAACGACAATATGCGGCTCACAAGTCAACGAACGTCCTATCAAATATGCAACCACCTCCGAAGCATGCACCATTTCAACGATCAAATACCACTGCAGGAGATTTTACAATGACGAATAGTAACAAAACTGCTGAGAAGGAAAGAGAGATAGAAGTGGAACACCTGGAAGAAGCCAGACCACCTAAAACTGCTGACGGGTCTCAGTCAACCCCAAATATCAACTTCCATTTGAACAATTTAGGTGCACAGAAAATCCGTCCTCAATCTCAACAGAACCAACAAGTGACCCGTTACTTTGATGAGATGCCGCTTTATGATAGTGAAGCTGTAAATATCTATAATCACTCCACTGGTGGGATTTCTTCTAATCGATATGCCGCAACTAATGGTAGCGCCATACCGACTGGATTgttgcagcagcagcaggccCTCAAACAGCAGCGGATGTACGAACAAAGTAAAGCTCTGCTGGAACAGAGTAAGGCAAAGCACCAGGCTATGGTGGCTCAGGCTCATGCTGCCCGTCAGACTGACCCGAACTCAGGATACACACCCAAACCACCTCCAGCTCCTTCAGGACACAGGAAACCTATTAATGCAAGTCGAACTGTTAGGTAAGTAGAGGGAGTTCTTCTTTTGACTCAATCAGTTGAGTGGTTTTTGATATTCGGCTTCTTCAGTGGAAGTTAAAGGCAGTACAGAGACAGTGATTTGGAGGTTCCTactgagatacatgtatctgttttgTGATTAGCAATTAGTTCCAAAATTGAGTTCAAGTTCAATCAGCCACTACAAAAAGGCTGCGCAAGATAATCATGCATAGCTTCTCTCATTGCTTAATCCTGAGGTACAGCATGTCTTCAAATTGTGTTAAACATTTTGGTCTTGTTTCAGAGTTTCAACGAATGAGGAGAATGGACAAAGTAATGGTTCATATGGAAGCCTCCAGTATGGCACATCCAGATCTACGACAGTCATTGGGCGAGAATCATCAGGTATGTAGATTCAGCTTAGAACCATCACAGATACATGCACTGAAGGCAGCTGACTAAAGGGTATCTGAACCTTGTAGAAACTTGAGTAACAGCATCGGAATAGCACTTCTTTTCATCAACTCTActca
Above is a window of Lineus longissimus chromosome 3, tnLinLong1.2, whole genome shotgun sequence DNA encoding:
- the LOC135484223 gene encoding tubulin polyglutamylase TTLL5-like isoform X1; its protein translation is MPSSVMSSDAASRTTGGAEDDDSSDSQYTDESETDNDHDPEHPNIIWTGYNKKIPVVLFKSDVLIHRRADMRSIGEKYHLAYKIVKTECKLIRSVLAGHGFHEAHPNSNDFNLMWTGSHLKPYVLRNLTEFQKVNHFPRSYEITRKDRLFKNVQRLQQTKGFRHFDFIPQSFVLPGEFQDFCTAFLKDKGPYIVKPIASSRGRGIFLVNHPEQVPLDEQIIVSRYLSNPLLVDGFKFDIRLYVAVTSYDPLLIYLYEEGLTRFSTVKYDKATKHIRNQCMHLTNYSVNKKNQDYVQNDDADVEDYGNKWSLGALLRYLRSEGKDTTGLMLRIEDVVIKTIISAEMHVATACRMFMPFKGNCFEVYGFDILIDENLRPWILEVNLSPSLACDAPLDLKIKSNMVSDLFSLVGFVCHDPMMRRVHQSKRNVDVASKTAARTLKQRPGSTDRKRQRPNSASSVSSIGPRPSNRTASGLTSEEIRIVRRAKEEAKRRGGWVRVFPSPDSWDLYGPFLQSGSSHNLMLHQRLFPERNSQPTRPGTSTLMKSKSLHIHSTPHPQLMLAQATRCNLTGSHSLICPYASVKGNTDFTTRALKRTVLYERKLSSSLSNKKKRKKQHPRPHTGPLAEGIYRGSLVKAEVVEVEVSSQTDLSIMSREEMNEQRPTAKEETKIIQLETSEELKQSRVVKGKENVEPMMDEGKPPVYKPPSSVGVKPAPVSRLSRSAITLPEEKFNIVEILEGGGTMSKVQARTAFATYLTRVKHRLISENGTHEAGESEEANEQMNRTRDIDLVLRFLKRAAGNLQQPFRVIVPSRRLPITDRRRILAKQLGDFVHIYGKETEQLRQRRQLERRQWRRPSAGSATSNAPTENAMDDDKFNRFVTTANESELEEVLTTYTKLNKSASIFLGGNRSGMVEVPVHRIPHTPNNSETSLVKRKEGFENREEAESNSAQGTPVPPEKRDGETKMQPSKYYAHNNPMSSYSGAVAIYSTKLKPNVKQRPVSASTVRSASSRVMANRPMSAVNHAGTSISRVDANGEVLDEQYVEEMNDALTRLQVRQQKRQYAAHKSTNVLSNMQPPPKHAPFQRSNTTAGDFTMTNSNKTAEKEREIEVEHLEEARPPKTADGSQSTPNINFHLNNLGAQKIRPQSQQNQQVTRYFDEMPLYDSEAVNIYNHSTGGISSNRYAATNGSAIPTGLLQQQQALKQQRMYEQSKALLEQSKAKHQAMVAQAHAARQTDPNSGYTPKPPPAPSGHRKPINASRTVRVSTNEENGQSNGSYGSLQYGTSRSTTVIGRESSGW
- the LOC135484223 gene encoding tubulin polyglutamylase TTLL5-like isoform X8, which translates into the protein MPSSVMSSDAASRTTGGAEDDDSSDSQYTDESETDNDHDPEHPNIIWTGYNKKIPVVLFKSDVLIHRRADMRSIGEKYHLAYKIVKTECKLIRSVLAGHGFHEAHPNSNDFNLMWTGSHLKPYVLRNLTEFQKVNHFPRSYEITRKDRLFKNVQRLQQTKGFRHFDFIPQSFVLPGEFQDFCTAFLKDKGPYIVKPIASSRGRGIFLVNHPEQVPLDEQIIVSRYLSNPLLVDGFKFDIRLYVAVTSYDPLLIYLYEEGLTRFSTVKYDKATKHIRNQCMHLTNYSVNKKNQDYVQNDDADVEDYGNKWSLGALLRYLRSEGKDTTGLMLRIEDVVIKTIISAEMHVATACRMFMPFKGNCFEVYGFDILIDENLRPWILEVNLSPSLACDAPLDLKIKSNMVSDLFSLVGFVCHDPMMRRVHQSKRNVDVASKTAARTLKQRPGSTDRKRQRPNSASSVSSIGPRPSNRTASGLTSEEIRIVRRAKEEAKRRGGWVRVFPSPDSWDLYGPFLQSGSSHNLMLHQRLFPERNSQPTRPGTSTLMKSKSLHIHSTPHPQLMLAQATRCNLTGSHSLICPYASVKGNTDFTTRALKRTVLYERKLSSSLSNKKKRKKQHPRPHTGPLAEGIYRGSLVKAEVVEVEVSSQTDLSIMSREEMNEQRPTAKEETKIIQLETSEELKQSRVVKGKENVEPMMDEGKPPVYKPPSSVGVKPAPVSRLSRSAITLPEEKFNIVEILEGGGTMSKVQARTAFATYLTRVKHRLISENGTHEAGESEEANEQMNRTRDIDLVLRFLKRAAGNLQQPFRVIVPSRRLPITDRRRILAKQLGDFVHIYGKETEQLRQRRQLERRQWRRPSAGSATSNAPTENAMDDDKFNRFVTTANESELEEVLTTYTKLNKSASIFLGGNRSGMVEVPVHRIPHTPNNSETSLVKRKEGFENREEAESNSAQASSRVMANRPMSAVNHAGTSISRVDANGEVLDEQYVEEMNDALTRLQVRQQKRQYAAHKSTNVLSNMQPPPKHAPFQRSNTTAGDFTMTNSNKTAEKEREIEVEHLEEARPPKTADGSQSTPNINFHLNNLGAQKIRPQSQQNQQVTRYFDEMPLYDSEAVNIYNHSTGGISSNRYAATNGSAIPTGLLQQQQALKQQRMYEQSKALLEQSKAKHQAMVAQAHAARQTDPNSGYTPKPPPAPSGHRKPINASRTVRVSTNEENGQSNGSYGSLQYGTSRSTTVIGRESSGW